A stretch of the Saprospiraceae bacterium genome encodes the following:
- a CDS encoding glycosyltransferase — MRILQLSKKFPFPPKDGESIAILQMSKALHNSGCEMSLLAMNTSKHRVDLTNGLPKELAYYHRIETVNVDNKIRWSEAFKNIFSEESYHITRFVSAEFSLKLEQLLQEKTYDIIQLETLYLAPFLSIIKKYSKAMVVLRAHNIEHEIWQRIAMQVPSLPKKLYLNYLSKKLRNFEIKSLNDYDFLVAITDRDLVQFKSLGYKNGCLASPVGFEVLDNQIDYSAFNRPMMLSFIGSLDWMPNIEAVRWFVQEVWPVLMNKFPDLQLHIAGRNAPKDISDINQKNIFFHGEVRDSTEFLNRYPILIVPVFAGSGIRVKILEAMSLGRIVISSSIGLEGISAKHKDQVFIANSVEDFVESISQCRSRYDTLRQIGENARNFVIENFENSKLAGKLIHAYKKALHSHSLL; from the coding sequence ATGAGAATTCTACAATTAAGCAAGAAATTTCCTTTTCCACCCAAAGATGGTGAGTCCATTGCTATTTTGCAAATGAGTAAAGCCTTGCACAATAGCGGTTGTGAAATGAGTCTGTTAGCAATGAATACTTCAAAGCATCGGGTAGATCTCACAAATGGATTGCCTAAAGAATTGGCTTATTACCATCGGATAGAAACCGTTAACGTAGATAATAAAATTAGGTGGTCAGAAGCATTTAAAAATATTTTTTCTGAAGAATCCTATCATATTACCCGATTTGTTTCTGCTGAATTTTCTTTAAAATTAGAGCAATTATTACAAGAGAAGACGTATGATATCATTCAACTGGAGACCTTATATTTAGCGCCATTTCTTAGCATTATTAAGAAGTATTCAAAAGCAATGGTAGTCTTGCGTGCCCATAATATTGAACATGAGATCTGGCAGCGTATTGCCATGCAAGTACCTTCACTTCCAAAAAAGCTTTATTTAAATTATTTAAGTAAGAAATTAAGAAATTTTGAAATCAAATCTTTAAATGATTATGATTTTTTGGTTGCCATTACAGACAGAGATTTAGTACAGTTTAAATCATTGGGTTATAAAAATGGATGCTTAGCTTCACCGGTTGGATTTGAAGTATTAGACAATCAAATTGATTACAGTGCTTTTAATAGACCCATGATGCTCTCCTTTATTGGATCATTAGATTGGATGCCAAATATTGAAGCTGTTCGATGGTTTGTTCAAGAAGTTTGGCCAGTCTTAATGAATAAATTCCCTGATTTACAATTGCATATTGCGGGACGGAATGCTCCAAAAGATATTTCAGATATAAATCAAAAAAACATTTTTTTTCATGGGGAAGTTCGTGATTCAACTGAATTTCTAAACCGATACCCAATTTTGATTGTACCCGTTTTTGCAGGTTCTGGTATTCGGGTAAAAATTCTGGAAGCTATGTCTTTAGGCAGAATCGTGATATCAAGTTCGATAGGCCTGGAAGGCATTAGTGCAAAACATAAAGACCAGGTTTTTATTGCGAATAGTGTGGAGGATTTTGTTGAAAGCATCAGTCAATGTAGGAGTCGATACGATACCCTGAGGCAAATTGGTGAAAATGCTCGGAATTTTGTGATTGAAAATTTTGAAAATTCTAAATTAGCAGGAAAATTGATCCATGCTTACAAAAAGGCATTACATTCGCACAGCCTACTATAG
- a CDS encoding ABC transporter ATP-binding protein: protein MIECKGIKKFYQQLEVLKGIDLSVKTGEFISIIGASGAGKSTLLHIIGSLDQADEGTIQIDGTSLNSLKLKALAQFRNKHIGFIFQFHHLLPEFSALENVCLPGLIAGRNDHELKIQATELLYKLAMENRLDHKPGQLSGGEQQRVALARALINNPKILLADEPTGNLDEQNAKQVLNMIMNLKSENNMTVILVTHDTQIALNADRTLTMRDGRVVN from the coding sequence ATGATTGAATGCAAGGGCATTAAGAAATTTTACCAACAACTTGAAGTATTAAAAGGGATTGACCTATCGGTAAAAACGGGTGAGTTTATCAGTATAATTGGCGCTTCAGGAGCTGGAAAAAGTACATTACTTCATATAATTGGCAGTTTAGATCAAGCAGATGAAGGCACGATACAAATTGATGGCACATCGCTGAATTCTTTAAAACTTAAGGCACTTGCACAATTTAGAAACAAACACATTGGCTTTATTTTTCAGTTTCATCATCTCCTACCTGAATTTTCAGCTCTTGAAAATGTATGTTTACCAGGCTTAATAGCCGGTAGAAACGACCATGAGCTAAAAATTCAAGCAACTGAGCTACTTTATAAATTAGCTATGGAAAACCGCCTGGACCATAAACCAGGTCAATTATCTGGCGGTGAACAGCAACGAGTTGCTTTGGCACGTGCATTAATCAATAATCCAAAAATTCTGTTGGCAGATGAACCTACGGGTAATTTGGATGAACAAAATGCAAAACAAGTTCTTAATATGATTATGAATTTAAAATCAGAAAATAACATGACTGTAATCCTTGTAACCCATGACACACAAATTGCTTTAAATGCTGATCGCACCTTAACGATGCGGGATGGAAGGGTTGTGAATTAG
- a CDS encoding SCO family protein has translation MNTQFYKFLNQFLWIFAMTLSFLFSSCKNDKLPILGLRTFENNDTIYAKTPDFAFENQFGKLITKDSLKGKLHIANFFFTSCPTICPKTIRSMMRIADHFKGNKQLVFINFSIDFRKDTVQRLKSYYDKLNHPLDQFHLLHIPNKEKIKEISEKYMSIATEDPDAPGGFDHSGWILLSDSEFHLRSYCLGTDDKDVDRFINDIQTLLDESK, from the coding sequence ATGAACACTCAATTTTATAAGTTTTTAAATCAATTCTTGTGGATTTTTGCTATGACACTTTCCTTCTTGTTCAGCTCATGCAAAAACGATAAACTTCCTATACTAGGCCTACGAACTTTCGAGAACAATGATACAATCTATGCAAAGACTCCTGATTTTGCTTTTGAGAATCAATTTGGAAAACTTATAACAAAAGATTCATTAAAAGGAAAATTACATATTGCTAATTTCTTCTTCACTTCATGTCCAACAATTTGCCCTAAAACGATTCGAAGCATGATGCGCATTGCCGATCATTTTAAAGGAAACAAGCAACTTGTTTTTATTAATTTTAGTATAGATTTCAGAAAAGACACTGTACAAAGACTTAAAAGCTACTACGATAAGTTAAATCATCCTTTAGATCAATTTCATTTATTACACATCCCCAACAAAGAAAAAATTAAAGAAATTTCGGAAAAATACATGAGTATTGCAACAGAAGATCCTGACGCACCGGGTGGCTTTGATCATAGTGGCTGGATCCTCCTCTCTGATTCAGAATTTCACTTAAGATCATATTGTTTAGGTACTGATGACAAAGACGTTGATCGTTTTATAAATGACATACAAACTCTTTTGGATGAATCTAAATAA
- a CDS encoding cytochrome c, with protein sequence MNLNKLFFSAILLLIFGCNYSTETYKEGKLLYKTQCAGCHGDQFEGLGNLYPSLKDTAYIQTQRTHLACWIHQGIGTPGGQFNLRHSDLAMPPIPKLSAVELVNILNYLNSQIWKMDAFTIQEIETQLKTCPEIRKIQ encoded by the coding sequence ATGAATCTAAATAAACTTTTTTTTAGTGCAATACTTCTCTTAATTTTTGGATGCAATTATTCTACTGAAACTTATAAAGAAGGAAAATTACTATATAAAACACAATGCGCCGGTTGTCATGGGGATCAATTTGAAGGACTTGGCAATTTATATCCTTCGCTTAAAGACACAGCCTATATTCAAACTCAACGGACTCATTTAGCCTGCTGGATTCATCAGGGCATTGGAACTCCTGGAGGACAGTTTAACTTGAGGCATTCAGATTTGGCTATGCCCCCAATTCCAAAGTTAAGTGCAGTTGAACTAGTAAATATCTTAAATTACTTGAATTCTCAAATCTGGAAAATGGACGCTTTTACAATTCAAGAAATTGAAACTCAACTAAAAACTTGTCCCGAAATAAGAAAAATTCAATAG
- a CDS encoding carboxypeptidase-like regulatory domain-containing protein, with product MRFCLLSLCILFCSSISFSQKSDIRGNVYNKLTGEPLAFTSVYLEGTSFGAITDNVGFFNISSVPKGDYTLVASYIGFDTVKVTISVRGNQIINKQLVMSESSTLLGEVSVSGKKQQARTEVKISTLTVTPKEIKALPSTGGEADIAQYLQIIPGVISTGDQGGQIYIRGGSPVQNRILIDGMTVYNPFHSIGIFSVFETEVIRSVDVLTGGFPAEYGGRVSAIVDMKTREGNKTRLSGIASASPFLAKALIEGPISKFQEGKSGSTSFLLTAKSSFIDQTSKTLYKYAFDTSTNSLPFKFTDFYGKISTIGSNGNFLNFFGFNFNDQVEYAGLADLDWNASGGGTNFKLIPANSSVIVGGNVAYSKYFIKLNEINSEPRSSEIKGVQSNIDFTYFAKNSEFKYGIEFDAFSTDFNFTNFLKIPVSQKDYNTELAGYFKYRKAFRKWVIDPSLRFQYYASLKKTSVEPRLGLKYNVGNDFRIKAAGGIYTQNLMSSVSERDIVNLFVGFITSPDLIKASHAVFGFELDLNENTDINVETYYKNFDKLYQLNRNKRTVEESSYAIETGDAYGLDILVKSNWVNWSVWLGYSLGYVNRNDGKQEFPALFDRRHNANLVLDYQFGRKNVWQAGLRWNLGSGFAFTKIQGFIEDNKIPKGLETVFGIENAPIGVIYSDKINSGRLPYYHRLDFSLKRKIIISKNIYWEITAAVTNAYDRKNIFYFNVIENRRVNQLPVLPSLVAAFHF from the coding sequence ATGAGGTTTTGTTTGCTATCACTATGTATTCTATTTTGTAGTTCAATATCCTTTTCTCAGAAGTCGGATATTCGGGGAAATGTGTACAACAAATTAACCGGAGAGCCTTTAGCTTTCACCTCTGTTTATTTGGAAGGGACCTCCTTCGGAGCAATTACGGATAATGTCGGGTTTTTTAATATTTCTTCAGTTCCAAAGGGAGATTACACCTTGGTTGCTAGTTATATTGGATTTGATACGGTTAAAGTTACCATATCAGTTAGAGGTAACCAAATTATCAATAAGCAATTGGTGATGAGTGAATCAAGTACTTTATTAGGGGAGGTCAGTGTATCTGGCAAAAAGCAACAAGCGCGAACTGAAGTAAAAATTTCTACCTTAACGGTTACTCCAAAAGAAATTAAAGCATTGCCTTCAACGGGTGGAGAAGCAGACATAGCTCAATATTTACAAATTATTCCGGGTGTAATCAGTACAGGAGATCAGGGAGGGCAAATTTATATACGAGGAGGTTCTCCGGTTCAAAACAGAATATTAATAGATGGAATGACGGTCTATAACCCATTTCATTCCATAGGCATTTTTTCTGTTTTTGAAACCGAAGTGATCCGCTCTGTAGATGTTTTGACCGGTGGATTTCCAGCAGAATATGGAGGAAGGGTATCGGCTATTGTAGATATGAAAACCAGAGAAGGTAACAAGACCCGATTGTCAGGCATAGCTTCTGCAAGTCCATTTTTAGCAAAAGCTTTAATTGAAGGGCCTATTTCAAAATTTCAGGAGGGAAAAAGTGGCAGCACTTCTTTTTTGTTAACTGCTAAATCGTCCTTTATTGACCAAACCTCTAAAACACTCTACAAATATGCCTTTGATACTTCGACCAACAGTTTGCCTTTTAAGTTTACAGATTTTTATGGAAAGATATCTACTATCGGAAGCAATGGAAATTTTCTAAACTTTTTTGGATTTAATTTTAACGATCAGGTTGAATATGCTGGATTGGCTGATTTGGATTGGAATGCATCAGGAGGCGGAACCAATTTTAAATTGATTCCAGCGAACTCCAGTGTGATTGTGGGAGGAAACGTAGCATATTCAAAGTATTTTATTAAATTAAATGAAATCAACTCTGAGCCAAGATCAAGTGAAATCAAAGGGGTTCAATCTAATATTGATTTCACATATTTTGCAAAGAATTCAGAATTTAAATATGGAATTGAATTTGATGCATTTAGTACAGATTTTAATTTTACTAATTTTCTGAAAATCCCGGTAAGTCAAAAAGACTACAATACGGAATTGGCAGGTTATTTTAAATATCGGAAGGCATTTAGAAAATGGGTGATTGATCCTAGTTTACGATTCCAATATTACGCTTCGTTAAAAAAGACTTCTGTCGAACCACGGCTTGGTTTAAAATATAATGTTGGAAACGATTTTAGAATAAAGGCTGCAGGAGGAATTTATACTCAAAACTTAATGAGTTCTGTTAGTGAACGTGATATTGTGAATTTATTTGTTGGATTTATCACAAGTCCTGATCTTATCAAAGCAAGCCATGCAGTTTTCGGATTTGAATTGGATTTGAATGAGAATACAGATATCAATGTAGAAACATACTATAAAAATTTTGATAAACTTTACCAGTTAAATCGGAATAAAAGGACAGTTGAAGAATCCAGTTATGCTATTGAAACCGGGGATGCATATGGTTTAGACATACTTGTGAAATCAAATTGGGTAAATTGGAGTGTTTGGTTGGGATACTCATTGGGCTACGTCAATAGAAATGATGGCAAGCAAGAATTTCCAGCATTATTTGACAGAAGGCACAATGCAAATTTGGTTTTGGATTACCAATTTGGTCGTAAAAATGTTTGGCAAGCAGGATTAAGATGGAATTTAGGTTCAGGCTTTGCATTTACCAAAATCCAGGGATTTATTGAGGATAATAAAATTCCAAAAGGGCTTGAAACTGTATTTGGAATTGAGAATGCCCCAATTGGTGTGATTTACTCAGATAAAATCAATTCAGGCAGACTTCCGTATTATCATAGGTTGGACTTTTCTTTAAAGCGGAAAATAATTATAAGCAAAAATATTTATTGGGAAATCACAGCCGCGGTTACCAATGCTTATGATAGAAAAAATATTTTTTATTTTAACGTTATTGAAAACAGGCGTGTCAATCAATTGCCAGTGTTGCCATCGTTGGTGGCGGCATTTCATTTTTAA
- a CDS encoding magnesium chelatase: MAVKDKASTLKELKASKYIYRSIREELRQNLISKIRTKTSLFNGIYGYDQTVIPDVERAVLSGHNILFLGLRGQAKTKMARQLIQLLDEYIPIIKGSEINDNPINPISKYGKEMIAIHGENCPIDWIHRTQRYVEKLATPDVSISDLIGDIDPIKAAQKNIAYDDEYAIHFGLIPRSHQSIFVINELPDLQARIQVALFNILEESDLQIRGFKFKLPLDVFFIFTANPEDYTQRGTIITPLKDRIESQILTHYPEDIETALQISQQEAHIPENIKKSIYIPSLMLRILEQIAFTARDSEMVDEKSGVSARLSISALELLYSTIERRMLMNNELKGTARIADLLAIVPAITGKMELVYEGEQIGAYEVALAMINDSILEQCQPLFPKIINTGKQKTVNPYQSICDWFTKGNTVSLGTNDSELKFKESLSQVPDLQDFFKGKDKNDILLLKECMLHIIAASNIIQKEWQDQRIVYKDQLASMLNDLDLSTN; encoded by the coding sequence ATGGCAGTAAAAGATAAAGCGAGCACCCTTAAAGAATTAAAAGCAAGTAAATATATCTATCGAAGCATTCGGGAAGAACTTCGTCAAAATTTAATATCAAAAATTCGTACTAAAACAAGTTTGTTTAACGGCATTTACGGATATGACCAGACTGTTATTCCGGATGTTGAACGCGCTGTTTTAAGTGGGCACAATATTTTGTTTCTTGGATTACGGGGCCAAGCTAAAACCAAGATGGCCCGTCAACTAATTCAATTGCTAGATGAATATATCCCCATTATTAAAGGAAGTGAAATCAATGACAATCCGATTAACCCTATTAGTAAATACGGAAAGGAAATGATTGCAATTCATGGAGAAAATTGTCCAATAGATTGGATTCACAGAACCCAACGATATGTTGAAAAATTGGCAACCCCCGATGTTAGCATTTCTGACCTGATTGGTGACATAGACCCAATAAAAGCTGCTCAGAAAAACATTGCTTATGATGATGAATATGCAATTCACTTTGGCTTAATTCCCCGATCGCACCAATCCATCTTTGTGATTAACGAATTGCCGGATTTACAAGCAAGAATTCAGGTCGCCCTGTTCAATATATTAGAAGAAAGTGACTTGCAAATTCGAGGCTTTAAATTTAAACTTCCACTGGATGTGTTTTTTATATTTACTGCTAATCCTGAAGATTACACCCAGCGAGGAACTATAATTACCCCATTGAAAGACCGGATAGAAAGCCAAATCCTTACGCACTATCCAGAAGATATTGAAACTGCATTGCAGATAAGCCAGCAAGAAGCTCACATTCCTGAAAATATAAAAAAGAGTATTTATATCCCTTCGTTAATGTTGCGAATTTTGGAACAAATTGCATTCACAGCCAGGGATAGTGAAATGGTAGATGAAAAAAGCGGTGTTTCCGCCCGCCTTAGTATTTCTGCATTGGAATTACTTTATAGCACGATTGAAAGAAGGATGCTGATGAATAATGAACTCAAGGGCACTGCTCGCATTGCAGATTTACTTGCAATAGTTCCAGCCATAACAGGCAAAATGGAATTAGTCTATGAGGGCGAACAAATTGGAGCATATGAAGTGGCCCTTGCCATGATCAATGATTCAATTCTTGAACAATGTCAGCCACTATTTCCTAAAATCATTAACACAGGAAAACAGAAGACCGTTAATCCCTACCAATCAATTTGTGATTGGTTTACAAAGGGAAATACAGTGAGTTTAGGCACAAATGATTCTGAATTAAAATTTAAAGAAAGCCTGTCCCAGGTACCTGATTTGCAGGATTTCTTTAAAGGCAAGGATAAAAATGACATTTTATTGCTTAAAGAATGCATGCTTCACATTATTGCTGCTTCCAATATTATCCAAAAAGAGTGGCAAGATCAACGGATTGTTTACAAGGATCAATTGGCCAGTATGCTGAATGATCTGGATTTAAGTACCAACTAA
- a CDS encoding S26 family signal peptidase — MLIFLLISYVLLCFTLSILFKKVSVDATKAWIPGVNFAEWCKLIGRSPNHAWWLLFPIVNFFIFAAMCVDMVKSFGKMSFWDSALAVIYAPLAFWLIGSNKSINFIEPAFAKEKEFLDEMHEAQKRKDWARVQRIRNTNKYARGAIREWAESIIFAVFAAAFIRMFFIEAYVIPTPSMEGTLKVGDFLFVSKVHYGIRTPMTVAMIPLLHNRIPKLDVESYFTKPSLPYFRLPAITAVKRNDPFVFNWPVGDSVYVTPNRSWTDFQVKTQVDAARECKGLPLIVRPLDKKDHYIKRCVAIPGDSLQIIDRQLYINGKMADNPEHMQYMYQVSSTSSNLSIKKLESWGVNTKDPYFKYGFLFLDEDQLTKIKAIGPDVTVTPYENPDKRCFPYDEIHFPNWSFNNYGPIWIPKKDVTIPISLENIAMYHRIINVYEHNNLEVRDQKIYINGQPSDTYTFKQDYYWAMGDNRHNSEDSRAWGFVPFDHIVGKPLFIWFSLKNGNFSDGINWNRIFTSTNKM, encoded by the coding sequence ATACTTATTTTCTTATTGATAAGCTATGTTTTATTGTGCTTTACCCTGAGTATTCTATTTAAAAAAGTTTCCGTTGATGCAACAAAAGCCTGGATACCGGGCGTCAATTTTGCAGAATGGTGTAAACTCATTGGCCGATCTCCAAACCATGCCTGGTGGTTACTTTTTCCAATTGTCAATTTTTTCATTTTTGCAGCTATGTGTGTTGACATGGTAAAATCCTTTGGAAAAATGAGCTTCTGGGATTCGGCTTTAGCTGTTATTTATGCACCATTGGCTTTTTGGTTAATTGGCTCAAATAAGTCAATAAATTTTATCGAACCAGCTTTTGCAAAAGAAAAAGAATTTTTAGATGAAATGCACGAAGCCCAAAAAAGGAAAGATTGGGCAAGGGTACAAAGAATAAGAAATACCAATAAATATGCTCGAGGAGCAATTCGGGAATGGGCTGAATCTATAATTTTTGCAGTGTTTGCAGCTGCATTTATTCGCATGTTTTTTATTGAAGCCTACGTAATACCAACTCCTTCTATGGAAGGGACACTTAAAGTTGGTGACTTTCTATTTGTAAGCAAGGTACATTATGGCATACGGACACCTATGACCGTAGCGATGATTCCCTTGTTGCACAATCGAATTCCCAAATTAGATGTGGAATCTTATTTTACCAAACCTTCCCTTCCCTATTTTAGATTGCCTGCAATAACAGCTGTAAAAAGAAATGACCCTTTTGTATTTAACTGGCCAGTTGGAGACAGCGTTTATGTTACACCAAACAGAAGCTGGACGGATTTTCAAGTTAAAACTCAAGTAGATGCCGCTAGAGAATGCAAAGGATTGCCTTTAATTGTAAGGCCTCTCGATAAAAAAGATCACTATATCAAACGATGTGTAGCAATTCCAGGCGATAGCTTACAAATTATCGACCGGCAATTATACATAAATGGTAAAATGGCAGATAATCCTGAACATATGCAATATATGTATCAAGTCAGTTCGACATCCAGTAATCTAAGCATTAAAAAGCTAGAAAGCTGGGGTGTAAATACCAAGGATCCTTATTTTAAATATGGCTTCTTGTTTTTAGATGAAGATCAATTAACTAAAATCAAAGCAATTGGTCCTGACGTAACGGTTACCCCATACGAGAATCCTGATAAACGTTGTTTCCCTTATGACGAAATTCACTTTCCAAATTGGAGTTTTAATAATTATGGTCCCATTTGGATACCTAAAAAAGATGTTACCATTCCAATTAGTCTTGAAAATATTGCAATGTATCATCGCATTATAAATGTTTATGAACACAACAATTTAGAGGTTCGGGATCAAAAAATTTATATCAATGGACAACCATCCGATACCTATACATTCAAACAAGATTATTATTGGGCAATGGGAGATAACCGACATAATTCAGAAGATTCCAGGGCCTGGGGATTTGTCCCGTTTGACCACATTGTGGGAAAACCCTTATTTATTTGGTTTAGTTTAAAAAATGGAAATTTTTCTGATGGAATCAACTGGAATAGAATTTTTACATCCACAAATAAAATGTAA
- a CDS encoding ABC transporter substrate-binding protein, with translation MIFYQGTTNLNLFPKPKSNIVSLVPSISWYLYELIDSNSIVGISKFCEIPETVNSIPIRIGGTKNPQLQRIRQIKPDLIVANREENTKDAIEDLAKEFDVYLTDVNDLPSMYQMMRELGMLCGQFSVADNWVFKITEAHKKYIIEVQNEKPLRIVYLIWKDPYMAAGNNTFINSLLRDTGFINCFGHLDRYPIVSIEMIQQVNPDFIFLSSEPYPFSNKHFDEFKKASCVLVDGKMFSWYGSFLYKSFDYLKALKGTLNSI, from the coding sequence ATGATATTTTATCAGGGAACTACTAACTTAAATTTATTTCCAAAACCTAAAAGCAACATTGTAAGTTTAGTCCCCTCTATTAGTTGGTACCTCTATGAACTCATTGATTCAAATTCAATTGTTGGAATTAGTAAATTTTGCGAAATCCCTGAAACTGTAAATTCAATTCCAATTCGAATTGGAGGAACAAAAAATCCACAACTTCAACGCATCAGACAAATCAAACCAGATCTTATCGTTGCAAACCGAGAAGAAAACACCAAAGACGCCATTGAGGATTTAGCCAAAGAGTTTGATGTATACCTAACCGATGTAAATGACCTACCTTCAATGTATCAAATGATGCGGGAACTAGGGATGCTTTGCGGACAATTTTCCGTTGCAGATAATTGGGTCTTTAAAATAACCGAAGCACATAAAAAATATATCATTGAAGTACAAAATGAAAAGCCCTTACGAATCGTTTATTTGATTTGGAAGGATCCCTACATGGCTGCTGGCAATAATACGTTTATCAATTCATTACTTCGTGATACTGGATTTATAAATTGTTTCGGCCACTTAGATCGATATCCAATCGTTAGTATTGAAATGATTCAGCAAGTAAATCCAGATTTCATTTTCCTTTCATCAGAGCCTTACCCTTTTAGTAACAAGCATTTTGATGAATTTAAAAAGGCATCCTGTGTTTTGGTTGATGGAAAAATGTTTTCCTGGTATGGCTCATTTCTATATAAAAGTTTTGACTATCTTAAAGCCTTGAAAGGAACATTAAATAGCATCTAA
- a CDS encoding S8 family peptidase yields MKTLVITLLSFYWLNGQNLIVPHQYTVSFKSNRSHQGFGQNLTSKSPLKSVNYLNEFNTVASLEFNESMSQTEELNWLNKQENIQQFQAVYKMYSRGCNPNDSAYLAQYNMEKMKFDEIWCYKSNGISATGDTLVVAAIDNGFSYWLNDILPNIFINHLEIPDNGLDDDFNGYRDDYYGLNAQISSEGDNHSPDNHGTEVISVIGAKGNNTLGITGTNQNIKILLCSADNSNELVKCYHYFVKMKRDYLNSGGKKGAFIVSSNLSAGFNGTFPMDLPIVCQAYDSLGNVGILNSVATVNSNDDIGIIGDIPGLCPSDYMICVTNTDRYDRKVPESGYNQTHVDLGACGESIPMVGISGLITEESGTSFASPHVAGLISLLYQFCSKINILNKTDPALAAKAMKEIVLSCGDELSTLKNITVTGKRINALTALQYLNNYCSDSTIKLDNLLILNNLTTGNILIKFNPSQFGTYHFQLYDNLGRMLDGWDLNFVPDNYNTFQTDISAYAPGVYHLRVDGKGQKWVKSLIKI; encoded by the coding sequence ATGAAAACATTGGTAATTACCCTTCTGTCTTTTTATTGGCTAAATGGTCAAAACTTAATAGTTCCTCACCAGTATACTGTTAGCTTTAAATCTAATCGCTCCCATCAAGGTTTTGGACAAAATTTAACCAGTAAATCACCATTAAAATCTGTTAATTATCTTAACGAATTTAATACAGTTGCAAGCCTTGAATTTAATGAATCAATGTCTCAGACTGAAGAATTAAATTGGCTAAATAAACAAGAAAATATTCAACAATTTCAGGCGGTTTATAAAATGTATTCCAGAGGATGTAATCCAAATGATTCAGCATATCTCGCTCAATACAATATGGAGAAAATGAAATTTGATGAAATTTGGTGCTATAAATCAAATGGAATTTCTGCTACCGGAGATACTTTGGTTGTAGCGGCAATTGATAATGGTTTTAGCTATTGGCTGAATGATATACTGCCCAATATATTTATCAATCATCTTGAAATACCCGACAATGGCCTGGATGATGATTTTAATGGTTATCGGGACGACTATTATGGCCTCAATGCCCAAATTTCATCTGAAGGAGACAATCACAGTCCGGATAATCATGGAACAGAAGTTATATCAGTAATTGGAGCCAAAGGCAATAATACATTAGGAATCACGGGGACCAATCAAAATATTAAGATCTTGCTTTGTTCTGCTGACAATTCAAATGAATTGGTTAAATGCTATCATTATTTTGTTAAAATGAAACGTGACTATTTAAATTCTGGTGGCAAAAAAGGGGCATTTATCGTCAGCAGCAATTTGTCAGCCGGTTTTAATGGGACATTTCCAATGGATCTCCCAATAGTATGTCAGGCATACGACAGCCTTGGAAATGTCGGTATTTTAAATTCCGTTGCAACAGTTAATAGTAACGACGATATTGGAATTATCGGTGACATCCCCGGTTTATGTCCAAGTGACTATATGATTTGTGTTACCAATACCGACCGGTATGACAGAAAAGTACCGGAATCAGGTTACAATCAAACCCATGTGGACCTTGGAGCCTGCGGTGAAAGCATCCCAATGGTTGGAATTTCAGGTTTAATTACTGAAGAATCCGGAACCTCCTTTGCAAGCCCACATGTAGCTGGGCTCATTTCCTTACTTTATCAGTTTTGCTCAAAAATAAATATCCTAAACAAAACAGATCCTGCATTGGCAGCAAAGGCCATGAAAGAAATTGTGTTGTCCTGTGGGGACGAACTCAGCACTTTAAAAAACATTACAGTAACTGGTAAACGAATTAATGCCTTAACCGCATTGCAATACCTCAACAATTACTGCAGTGATTCGACCATAAAATTAGATAACTTATTGATTTTAAACAACTTAACAACAGGCAACATTCTAATCAAGTTTAATCCGAGTCAATTTGGTACCTATCACTTTCAACTTTACGATAATCTAGGTCGCATGCTGGATGGTTGGGATCTTAATTTTGTTCCTGATAATTATAACACATTTCAAACAGATATAAGCGCTTATGCTCCTGGCGTTTATCATCTTAGAGTCGATGGAAAGGGCCAAAAATGGGTAAAAAGCCTAATAAAAATTTAA
- the rpmB gene encoding 50S ribosomal protein L28 translates to MSKVCDLTGTKPMYGNNVSHSNRKSRRRFNPNLQSKSFFVPETNEWVQLKVTAKALRTIDKLGLYAYMKKLAKKVQNN, encoded by the coding sequence ATGTCTAAGGTATGTGATTTAACAGGTACAAAACCCATGTATGGGAATAATGTATCCCACTCCAACCGGAAGTCCCGCAGACGGTTTAACCCAAATCTTCAGAGCAAATCATTTTTTGTGCCTGAAACCAATGAATGGGTTCAATTAAAAGTTACTGCGAAAGCATTAAGGACCATCGATAAATTAGGTTTGTATGCTTACATGAAAAAACTGGCTAAAAAAGTTCAAAATAATTAA